One window of the Parasphingopyxis algicola genome contains the following:
- the secF gene encoding protein translocase subunit SecF, with the protein MRLLKLVPDTTNIQFLKWRNVAIIISIILTVASITLTATRGLNFGVDFAGGQMIQATFTEDAEAPVVQLREDIAGLGIEGASIQRFGDENQVSIRMRVTEGADDDPEIANQVSTQVTQMMQANYEGVRIDSVDSVSGKVSDELFRAGALALGLAMVAISLYIWLRFEWQFGVGALFALFHDVALTFGFFALTQLEFNLNIVAALLTIIGYSLNDTIVVYDRIRENLRKYRKMEIVPLLDLSVNETLARTVMTSLTMVFALVVLIWVGPDLLFGFTAAMLLGIFIGTYSSVYMAAPILIWLKVGPDTFVPEEASGGQKIHKEGYGR; encoded by the coding sequence ATGCGTCTTCTCAAGCTTGTCCCGGACACCACGAACATCCAGTTCCTCAAATGGCGGAACGTGGCGATCATCATTTCGATCATCCTGACAGTCGCATCGATCACGCTGACCGCCACGCGCGGCCTCAATTTCGGCGTCGATTTCGCCGGCGGCCAGATGATCCAGGCGACCTTCACCGAAGACGCCGAAGCGCCGGTCGTCCAGCTTCGCGAAGATATTGCGGGCCTGGGCATCGAGGGCGCGTCGATCCAGCGCTTCGGCGATGAAAACCAGGTTTCGATCCGGATGCGCGTCACCGAGGGCGCCGATGACGATCCCGAAATTGCGAACCAGGTATCGACGCAGGTCACGCAGATGATGCAGGCCAATTACGAAGGCGTGCGGATCGATTCCGTCGACTCGGTATCGGGCAAGGTGTCGGACGAACTGTTCCGCGCGGGCGCGTTGGCGCTCGGACTCGCGATGGTCGCGATCTCGCTCTATATCTGGCTGCGCTTCGAGTGGCAGTTCGGCGTCGGCGCGCTGTTCGCGCTGTTTCACGACGTCGCGCTGACCTTCGGCTTCTTTGCGCTGACCCAGCTCGAATTCAATCTCAACATCGTTGCCGCGCTGCTGACGATCATCGGCTATTCGCTCAACGACACGATCGTCGTCTATGACCGTATCCGCGAAAATCTGCGCAAATACCGCAAGATGGAGATCGTGCCGCTGCTCGATCTGTCGGTCAACGAAACGCTGGCCCGGACGGTCATGACCAGCTTGACGATGGTCTTCGCGCTCGTCGTGCTGATCTGGGTGGGCCCCGACCTGCTGTTCGGTTTCACCGCCGCGATGCTGCTCGGCATCTTTATCGGCACCTACAGCTCGGTCTATATGGCGGCGCCGATCCTGATCTGGCTCAAGGTCGGACCCGACACCTTCGTGCCCGAG
- the secD gene encoding protein translocase subunit SecD: protein MNDFPAWKVWLLTALLVVGVLLAIPSLLNEEQRSYIPDFLPQPTINLGLDLSGGVHILLEAQTEEFEEQRLQTMADRIEDAMNDQDPRIEIGDISRSGGRITFTVRDEAQLDDAMERVRAETQPVGFTGQRDFSVENEDSLRVVVTPTQAGTDEAINNAVATATEVVRTRIDELGTREPTIIRQGAERIVVQVPGLDSPESLMSLLGRTASLEFRMVNYEADPNMALACQAPIGSAALPYADQDEGVGCVIVQRRVMVSGDQLVNAQQGFDQRTGEVTVNLTFDGPGGRAFGRVTQENVGRPFAIILDGEVLSAPNINEPILGGNAQITGSFSVQSANELAIALRSGRLPVELAVIEDRTVGAEIGEEGVRLGGLAGLIATVTVMTFMFVTYGRFGIYSNIALALNLFLILAIMAMLDATLTLPGIAGFVLTVGAAVDANVLINERIREEQRRGRKVIDAIQTGYKEASRAIFDANITNFIGGALMFSFGSGPVRGFAVVLVVGIITSVFTAVTITRMMVSVWIKNKRPKELVV from the coding sequence ATGAACGATTTTCCTGCCTGGAAGGTCTGGCTGCTCACGGCGCTGCTCGTCGTCGGCGTTCTGCTGGCCATTCCCAGCCTGCTCAACGAGGAGCAGCGGTCCTACATCCCGGACTTCCTGCCGCAGCCGACGATCAATCTGGGTCTCGACCTTTCCGGCGGCGTCCATATCCTGCTCGAAGCGCAGACCGAGGAGTTCGAGGAACAGCGCCTTCAGACCATGGCGGATCGCATCGAGGATGCGATGAACGATCAGGATCCGCGCATCGAGATCGGCGATATTTCGCGGAGCGGCGGCCGCATTACCTTCACCGTGCGCGACGAAGCGCAGCTCGACGATGCGATGGAGCGCGTGCGCGCGGAAACCCAGCCGGTCGGCTTTACCGGCCAACGCGATTTCAGCGTCGAAAACGAGGATTCCCTGCGCGTCGTGGTGACACCGACACAGGCCGGTACGGACGAAGCCATCAACAATGCGGTTGCGACCGCGACCGAAGTTGTCCGGACCCGCATCGACGAACTCGGCACGCGTGAGCCGACGATCATCCGCCAGGGTGCCGAGCGGATCGTCGTCCAGGTGCCGGGGCTCGACAGTCCGGAATCGCTGATGAGCCTGCTCGGCCGCACCGCGAGCCTCGAATTCCGCATGGTCAATTATGAGGCCGATCCGAACATGGCGCTGGCCTGCCAGGCACCGATCGGCAGCGCGGCCTTGCCCTATGCGGACCAGGATGAGGGCGTCGGCTGCGTCATCGTCCAGCGTCGCGTCATGGTGTCGGGCGACCAGTTGGTGAACGCCCAGCAGGGGTTCGACCAGCGCACCGGCGAAGTGACCGTCAACCTGACCTTCGACGGGCCCGGCGGCCGCGCCTTCGGCCGCGTCACCCAGGAAAATGTCGGCCGGCCGTTCGCGATCATTCTCGACGGCGAAGTGTTGTCGGCCCCCAATATCAACGAGCCGATCCTCGGCGGTAACGCGCAGATCACCGGCAGTTTTTCCGTCCAGTCCGCCAACGAACTGGCGATCGCGCTCAGATCCGGCCGCCTGCCGGTCGAGCTGGCGGTTATCGAAGATCGTACCGTCGGTGCCGAAATCGGCGAGGAAGGCGTCCGGCTCGGCGGCCTGGCCGGCTTGATCGCAACGGTGACGGTGATGACCTTCATGTTCGTCACCTATGGCCGGTTCGGGATCTATTCGAACATCGCCCTGGCGCTGAACCTGTTCCTGATCCTCGCGATCATGGCGATGCTCGACGCAACGCTGACCTTGCCGGGTATCGCCGGTTTCGTGCTGACAGTCGGCGCGGCGGTCGACGCGAACGTGCTGATCAACGAGCGCATACGCGAGGAGCAGAGACGCGGGCGCAAGGTGATCGACGCGATCCAGACCGGCTACAAGGAAGCGAGCCGGGCGATCTTCGACGCCAATATCACCAATTTCATCGGCGGCGCGCTGATGTTCTCCTTCGGTTCGGGCCCGGTGCGCGGCTTCGCGGTCGTGCTGGTCGTCGGCATCATCACTTCGGTCTTTACCGCCGTGACCATAACGCGGATGATGGTCTCGGTCTGGATCAAGAACAAACGGCCCAAGGAGCTGGTGGTCTGA
- the yajC gene encoding preprotein translocase subunit YajC — protein sequence MSATPVLAAAAPSGGAGSFIIQLVPLILIFVIFWFLLIRPQQKRMKEHREMIAAVKKGDRVVTGGGLLGKVTKVNDEEVEVDLGGGQKVTALKATLSDVRNPNAAKAAND from the coding sequence ATGTCCGCCACTCCCGTTCTCGCCGCAGCCGCCCCGTCCGGAGGCGCAGGTTCCTTCATCATCCAGCTCGTCCCGCTGATCCTGATCTTCGTGATCTTCTGGTTCCTGCTGATCCGTCCGCAGCAGAAGCGGATGAAGGAGCATCGCGAAATGATCGCGGCGGTGAAGAAGGGCGATCGCGTGGTGACCGGCGGCGGGCTGCTCGGCAAGGTCACCAAGGTGAATGACGAGGAAGTGGAAGTCGATCTTGGCGGCGGTCAGAAGGTTACCGCGCTCAAGGCGACGCTGTCCGACGTTCGCAATCCCAACGCTGCCAAAGCAGCGAACGACTAA
- a CDS encoding nitroreductase gives MPTAARWKSRTSCGSPSGSNMQPWNVYVVMGEKLGELKQLALEAIAAGVDLTAAEFEIYPAGMGETHSARRLRNAEEMFGAAGIARDDQAGRMMQMAANFRFFDAPVGMFFTIDRALAVGNGQMAHLGMFIQTLMLAAQAEGIDSCPQKAWAILHETVRPWLGVPDDQMLYCGLALGHHDPDASINSLRTDRVPVAEFATFIGA, from the coding sequence ATTCCTACGGCCGCTCGATGGAAGAGCCGGACGTCATGCGGATCGCCGTCGGGCAGCAACATGCAGCCCTGGAACGTCTATGTCGTGATGGGCGAGAAGCTCGGCGAGCTCAAGCAGCTGGCGCTCGAAGCGATTGCCGCCGGCGTCGATCTCACGGCCGCGGAGTTCGAAATCTATCCGGCCGGCATGGGCGAAACTCACAGCGCGCGGCGGCTGCGCAATGCCGAGGAGATGTTCGGCGCGGCCGGCATCGCACGCGACGATCAGGCGGGACGGATGATGCAGATGGCCGCCAATTTCCGCTTCTTCGATGCGCCGGTCGGCATGTTCTTCACGATCGACCGGGCGCTCGCCGTCGGCAACGGCCAGATGGCGCATCTCGGCATGTTCATCCAGACGCTGATGCTCGCCGCACAGGCCGAAGGCATCGATAGCTGTCCGCAGAAAGCCTGGGCGATCCTGCACGAGACGGTCCGGCCCTGGCTGGGCGTGCCGGACGACCAGATGCTTTATTGCGGCCTGGCGCTCGGCCATCACGATCCGGATGCGTCGATCAACAGTTTGCGCACCGACCGTGTGCCGGTCGCGGAATTTGCGACTTTTATTGGCGCGTAA
- a CDS encoding holin family protein: MSIISGLLGPLATVIDRVLPDREARDRAKLELLKLEGTQAAETVRTQLSAIVAEAQSSDPWTSRARPSFLYVMYILLLWALPMGLIAAFRPEAAQDIAAGMNAYLQGIPEPLYALFGTGYLGYTAARQWGKIKGVDR, translated from the coding sequence ATGTCCATCATTTCCGGCCTTCTCGGCCCGCTTGCCACCGTCATCGACCGCGTTCTGCCCGACCGCGAGGCCCGCGACCGCGCCAAGCTCGAACTGCTGAAACTGGAAGGTACCCAGGCGGCGGAAACCGTGCGCACCCAGCTGTCGGCGATCGTCGCCGAAGCGCAATCGTCCGATCCCTGGACCAGCCGCGCTCGGCCGAGCTTCCTCTATGTCATGTACATCCTGCTGCTCTGGGCGTTGCCGATGGGGCTGATCGCCGCGTTCCGGCCCGAGGCCGCGCAGGACATAGCGGCCGGCATGAACGCCTATCTGCAGGGTATTCCCGAGCCGCTTTATGCCCTGTTCGGCACCGGCTATCTCGGCTATACGGCCGCCCGCCAGTGGGGAAAGATAAAGGGCGTCGACCGGTAG
- a CDS encoding DUF6969 family protein: MRSAIADDPEATLFALTEQMASQGVSLVPRVVPPESDFRQWDHYPQKDAISASNRSRWFYHAHPPEQREPGEHGHFHLFLPLDAFEGIEPEAAPEPRNKKGKTPAKVVHFIALSCNVEGIPTHWFTTNRWVTNEYFMPAAAIIERLDLFDVTDAPGDPLVNGWLTAVVAMFRDQISDLLRERDEALAGQSLDDRKLEILSSGPLAL, encoded by the coding sequence TTGCGCAGCGCAATAGCCGACGACCCGGAAGCGACGCTATTTGCTCTGACCGAGCAGATGGCGTCGCAGGGCGTCTCGCTCGTCCCCCGGGTCGTGCCGCCGGAAAGCGATTTTCGGCAATGGGACCACTATCCCCAAAAGGATGCGATCAGCGCCTCGAACCGGTCGCGCTGGTTCTATCACGCCCATCCGCCCGAACAGCGTGAACCGGGCGAACATGGCCATTTCCACCTGTTCCTGCCGCTGGACGCCTTTGAGGGCATCGAGCCGGAAGCGGCTCCCGAACCCAGGAACAAGAAGGGCAAGACACCGGCCAAGGTCGTCCATTTCATCGCCCTGTCCTGCAATGTCGAGGGGATCCCGACCCACTGGTTCACGACCAACCGCTGGGTCACCAACGAATATTTCATGCCGGCCGCGGCGATTATCGAACGGCTCGATCTGTTCGACGTGACCGACGCGCCGGGCGATCCGCTGGTCAATGGCTGGCTGACCGCCGTCGTCGCCATGTTCCGCGACCAAATATCCGACCTGCTGCGCGAACGGGACGAAGCGCTGGCCGGGCAGTCGCTCGATGACCGGAAACTGGAAATTCTCTCGAGTGGGCCGCTCGCGCTGTAG
- a CDS encoding hybrid sensor histidine kinase/response regulator, with protein MSLIEDTQVAALLAEVSDFGIFALDTKGICTDWMPISSNYQLVPAEEIVGHPLDKFYGPEEQKLGLYWDNLKTAKEKGRCDTEGLRRRWDGTYSWTRISLVKRLDEAGDHVGYLGVAYDATRQRDAARALHASEEAFKTLINGLRDHAIYMLSHVGRITNWNAGAEQIKGYTAEEVLGQHFSIFFTDDERGRGVPDQILEQARVAGRYREEGWRLRKNGEKFRAEVSIQAIHDEHGEIRGFGAITRDITEQYDAKRNLAAAQEALNQSEKLRSLGELTGGIAHDFNNLLTVVRGSAELLKSQTLSADKKTRHIDAIVETADRAAELTGQLLSFARQQPLQPKRIDLNDLISGMSELMRRTLGGGVSILQTPSSGLWEVRADPTQLENLILNAAINARDAMDGAGTLTLATHNVDGKEGDEVCLSISDTGSGIEPELLERVFEPFFTTKGPGKGTGLGLSQAYGFAAQSGGRLEISSEVGSGTTLSLYLPRAEAKPNMNDAARRRKAGRDVPRGTRVLLVEDSRTVAVFAQSLLEDMGCDVMHAKNAEEALIALENEPDEFDIIFSDIVMPGLSGLDLAAQVRSQKPTLPILLATGYSEAAARGEGSEFPILPKPYKRDILSAKLCETMNAFGEAA; from the coding sequence ATGTCTCTTATCGAGGACACGCAAGTGGCGGCATTGCTTGCCGAAGTCAGCGACTTCGGGATTTTTGCGCTCGATACCAAGGGAATATGTACCGACTGGATGCCGATATCGAGCAACTATCAGCTCGTCCCGGCCGAAGAGATTGTCGGCCATCCGCTCGACAAATTCTACGGGCCCGAAGAACAGAAGCTTGGCCTCTATTGGGACAATCTTAAGACCGCGAAGGAAAAGGGGCGGTGCGATACGGAAGGCCTGCGGCGCCGCTGGGACGGCACCTACTCCTGGACCCGGATCAGCCTCGTCAAACGGCTCGACGAGGCCGGAGACCATGTCGGCTATCTCGGCGTCGCCTATGACGCGACGCGCCAGCGCGACGCGGCGCGGGCGCTGCACGCCAGCGAAGAGGCGTTCAAGACGCTCATCAATGGATTGCGCGACCATGCGATCTACATGCTGAGCCATGTCGGCCGGATTACGAACTGGAACGCGGGCGCCGAGCAGATCAAGGGCTATACGGCCGAAGAGGTGCTCGGTCAGCATTTCTCGATCTTCTTTACCGACGACGAACGCGGCCGCGGTGTTCCCGATCAGATACTCGAACAGGCGCGCGTCGCCGGCCGCTATCGCGAGGAAGGCTGGCGGCTGCGGAAGAATGGCGAAAAGTTCCGCGCCGAGGTCTCGATCCAGGCGATCCACGACGAGCATGGCGAGATCCGCGGGTTCGGCGCGATTACGCGCGACATCACCGAACAATATGACGCCAAACGCAACCTCGCAGCCGCCCAGGAGGCGCTCAACCAGTCCGAAAAGCTGCGTTCGCTCGGCGAGCTGACCGGCGGTATCGCGCATGACTTCAACAATCTGCTGACCGTTGTGCGCGGTTCGGCCGAACTGCTCAAGAGCCAGACGCTGTCGGCGGACAAGAAGACCCGCCATATCGATGCGATCGTGGAAACCGCCGATCGCGCGGCGGAATTGACGGGGCAGTTGCTGTCGTTCGCGCGCCAGCAACCGCTCCAGCCTAAACGGATCGATCTCAACGACCTGATTTCCGGCATGTCCGAGCTGATGAGGCGGACCCTGGGCGGCGGCGTCAGCATATTGCAGACGCCGAGTTCGGGTCTGTGGGAGGTTCGGGCCGATCCGACCCAGTTGGAGAATCTGATCCTCAACGCCGCGATCAACGCCCGCGATGCCATGGACGGCGCGGGCACGTTGACCCTCGCGACCCACAATGTGGACGGCAAGGAGGGGGACGAAGTGTGCCTGTCCATTTCGGATACCGGTTCGGGGATCGAACCCGAACTACTGGAGCGCGTGTTCGAACCGTTCTTCACGACCAAGGGGCCCGGCAAGGGGACCGGCCTGGGGCTGTCCCAGGCCTATGGCTTCGCCGCTCAGTCCGGCGGTCGGTTGGAGATCAGTAGCGAAGTAGGGAGCGGCACGACACTCAGCCTCTATCTGCCGCGGGCGGAAGCGAAGCCGAATATGAACGACGCCGCGCGACGGCGGAAAGCCGGTCGCGATGTGCCCCGGGGTACGCGGGTGCTGCTGGTCGAGGACAGTCGCACGGTCGCCGTTTTTGCCCAGTCGCTCCTTGAAGACATGGGCTGCGACGTCATGCACGCGAAAAATGCCGAAGAGGCGCTGATCGCGTTGGAGAACGAACCCGACGAATTCGACATCATCTTCTCCGACATCGTCATGCCCGGACTGAGCGGTCTCGATCTTGCCGCGCAGGTGCGCAGTCAGAAGCCGACACTGCCGATCCTGCTGGCCACCGGCTATAGCGAGGCGGCGGCACGCGGCGAGGGAAGCGAGTTTCCGATCCTGCCGAAGCCATATAAGCGGGACATATTATCCGCCAAATTGTGCGAGACGATGAACGCGTTCGGTGAAGCGGCCTGA
- the hslV gene encoding ATP-dependent protease subunit HslV has translation MDDNRSSAPWHGTTILAVRDADKAVIAGDGQVSMGQTVMKPNAKKVRRLGDGEVIGGFAGATADAFTLFERLEAKLERHNGQLMRAAVELAKDWRTDKYLRNLEAMMIVADKEITLILTGNGDVLEPVNGVAAIGSGGNYALAAARALKDYEQDAETIARRAMAIAAEVCVYTNDQLTIETIDNA, from the coding sequence ATGGACGATAATCGAAGCAGCGCCCCGTGGCACGGCACCACCATTCTTGCCGTTCGCGATGCAGACAAGGCCGTGATCGCCGGCGATGGCCAGGTCTCGATGGGCCAAACGGTGATGAAACCCAATGCGAAAAAGGTCCGCCGGCTCGGCGATGGCGAGGTGATCGGCGGTTTCGCCGGCGCGACGGCAGACGCCTTCACGTTGTTCGAACGGCTGGAGGCCAAGCTGGAACGGCACAACGGGCAGCTCATGCGGGCTGCGGTCGAACTCGCCAAGGATTGGCGGACCGACAAATATCTGCGCAATCTCGAAGCGATGATGATCGTCGCCGACAAGGAGATCACCTTGATCCTGACCGGCAATGGCGACGTGCTGGAACCGGTGAACGGCGTCGCGGCGATCGGATCGGGCGGGAATTATGCCTTGGCCGCGGCCCGGGCGCTCAAGGATTACGAACAGGACGCCGAGACGATCGCCCGCCGGGCCATGGCCATCGCCGCGGAAGTCTGCGTCTATACCAACGATCAGCTGACGATCGAAACGATCGACAACGCCTAG
- the hslU gene encoding ATP-dependent protease ATPase subunit HslU — protein MNDALTPRAIVAALDEHIIGQKDAKRAVAVALRNRWRRQRLSEELRNEVTPKNILMIGPTGCGKTEISRRLAKLADAPFVKIEATKFTEVGYVGRDVEQIARDLVEDAVRLEKDRRREAVREDASKAAMERLLDALTGKGASDATRESFRQRVIDNHMNDTEVEIEVEDTPNMPMEIPGMSGQVGMINLSDMMGKAFGQQPKKRRKMRVADAWDKLVEEESEKRLDQDDVARVALANAEANGIVFLDEIDKIAVSDVRGGSVSREGVQRDLLPLIEGTTVATKYGPMKTDHILFIASGAFHVAKPSDMLPELQGRLPIRVELRALTEEDFVRILTETKANLPEQYKALIGTEGVEIEFTDDAIAGLAKIAAEVNGQIENIGARRLQTVMEKLVEEISFAAGSEEREDNDKLVIDAAYVEKQLAEVARDTDLSKYVL, from the coding sequence ATGAACGACGCCCTTACCCCGAGAGCCATCGTGGCCGCGCTCGACGAGCATATCATCGGCCAGAAAGACGCGAAACGCGCGGTCGCGGTCGCGCTCCGCAACCGGTGGCGCCGCCAGCGCCTTTCCGAAGAGCTGCGCAACGAGGTAACGCCGAAGAACATCCTGATGATCGGCCCGACCGGCTGCGGCAAGACGGAAATCAGCCGCCGGCTGGCGAAGCTTGCCGATGCGCCGTTCGTCAAGATCGAGGCGACCAAGTTTACCGAGGTCGGCTATGTCGGGCGCGACGTCGAACAGATCGCCCGCGATCTCGTCGAGGATGCGGTCCGGCTCGAAAAGGACCGGCGGCGCGAGGCCGTCCGCGAAGATGCGAGCAAGGCGGCGATGGAGCGATTGCTCGACGCGCTGACCGGCAAGGGCGCGAGCGACGCGACCCGCGAAAGCTTCCGCCAGCGCGTCATCGACAATCACATGAACGACACCGAGGTCGAGATCGAGGTCGAGGACACGCCCAACATGCCGATGGAGATTCCCGGCATGAGCGGCCAGGTCGGCATGATCAACCTCTCCGACATGATGGGCAAGGCGTTCGGCCAGCAGCCGAAGAAGCGGCGCAAGATGCGGGTCGCCGATGCCTGGGACAAGCTGGTCGAAGAGGAATCCGAAAAGCGCCTCGATCAGGACGACGTCGCCCGGGTCGCGCTGGCCAATGCGGAGGCGAACGGGATCGTCTTTCTCGACGAGATCGACAAGATCGCGGTCAGCGATGTGCGCGGCGGATCGGTCAGTCGCGAGGGCGTGCAGCGCGATCTGCTCCCGCTGATCGAAGGCACGACCGTCGCGACGAAATATGGTCCGATGAAGACCGATCATATCCTCTTCATCGCGTCCGGGGCGTTTCACGTCGCCAAGCCGAGCGATATGCTCCCCGAATTGCAGGGCCGGCTGCCGATCCGCGTGGAGTTGCGCGCACTGACCGAGGAAGACTTTGTCCGCATCCTGACCGAGACCAAGGCCAACCTGCCCGAACAGTATAAGGCGCTGATCGGTACCGAGGGCGTAGAGATCGAATTCACCGACGACGCGATCGCCGGGCTCGCCAAGATCGCGGCCGAGGTGAACGGCCAGATCGAGAATATCGGCGCACGGCGGCTCCAGACCGTGATGGAGAAGCTGGTCGAGGAAATCAGCTTCGCCGCCGGTTCGGAAGAGCGCGAGGACAACGACAAGCTGGTGATCGACGCGGCCTATGTCGAAAAGCAGCTGGCCGAAGTGGCGCGCGATACCGATCTCAGCAAATATGTCCTCTAG
- a CDS encoding phosphatase domain-containing protein, which translates to MPLAFMKNDRPLSLAPYAGYRNENRLSLRARVLRRDRPLWERSGRTEKLFGLLRLYASHEVPGMPVELEGLGTRASATTDREGFATFDLDIGDRPLPRHALWEHVTLSLPDAESAEGAQTPVLSPGTDGRLGIISDIDDTVIESGAHEFFANWRRFLLEMPGDRIAVPGAAELFNRLGDPAGPEPDADPRRAFFYVSSSPWNLYGFLAEFKRINNLPRGPMLLRDWGMNSETLGSSSHGAHKTRSIAHILEFYPALRFVLIGDDTQGDAEAYWHVARDHPGRIAAIFLRMATGEEIAPEKRAALDNLRTAGIPVWTGPAFDAGHEMLAQLGFDMDGDTARLVETDRPPA; encoded by the coding sequence ATGCCGCTTGCATTTATGAAGAACGACCGCCCGCTGAGCCTCGCCCCCTATGCGGGCTATCGGAACGAAAACCGGCTGTCGCTGCGCGCGCGGGTGCTCCGGCGCGACAGGCCGCTTTGGGAAAGGTCGGGGCGTACGGAAAAGCTGTTCGGACTTCTACGCCTGTATGCCTCGCACGAAGTTCCCGGCATGCCTGTCGAACTGGAAGGCCTCGGGACGCGAGCGAGCGCCACGACCGACCGGGAAGGCTTCGCCACATTCGATCTGGACATCGGCGACCGCCCCCTGCCCCGCCATGCCCTGTGGGAGCATGTGACACTCTCGCTACCCGATGCCGAAAGCGCCGAAGGCGCACAGACGCCGGTGCTGAGCCCCGGCACGGACGGGCGGCTGGGTATCATCTCGGATATCGACGACACGGTGATCGAAAGCGGCGCGCATGAATTCTTCGCCAACTGGCGCCGCTTCCTGCTCGAGATGCCGGGCGACCGGATCGCGGTGCCCGGCGCGGCCGAACTGTTTAACCGGTTAGGCGACCCGGCCGGCCCCGAACCCGACGCCGATCCGCGTCGCGCCTTTTTCTACGTCTCGTCGAGCCCGTGGAACCTCTATGGCTTTCTGGCCGAGTTCAAGCGGATCAACAATCTGCCCCGCGGACCGATGCTGCTGCGCGACTGGGGCATGAATAGCGAGACGCTGGGCAGTTCCAGCCACGGCGCGCACAAGACCCGGTCGATCGCGCATATCCTCGAATTCTACCCGGCGCTGCGCTTCGTTCTGATCGGCGACGACACGCAGGGCGACGCCGAAGCCTATTGGCACGTCGCGCGTGACCATCCGGGGCGCATCGCCGCGATATTCCTAAGGATGGCGACCGGTGAGGAAATCGCGCCGGAAAAACGCGCCGCGCTCGACAATCTGCGCACTGCCGGCATTCCGGTCTGGACCGGTCCGGCCTTCGATGCCGGGCATGAGATGCTGGCCCAACTCGGTTTCGACATGGACGGGGATACGGCGCGGCTCGTGGAGACGGATCGGCCGCCCGCCTGA